One Felis catus isolate Fca126 chromosome D3, F.catus_Fca126_mat1.0, whole genome shotgun sequence DNA segment encodes these proteins:
- the RSRC2 gene encoding arginine/serine-rich coiled-coil protein 2 isoform X3, whose protein sequence is MYLFLLEPQNIITQDHDQGQEKENESQIMKEENTGAGAEAKRTNFFLKQARRHESKDKSSKKHKSEEHNDKEHSSDKGRERLNSSENGEDRHKRKERKSSRGRSHSRSRSRERRHRSRSRERKKSRSRSRERKKSRSRSRERKKSRSRSRERKRRIRSRSRSRSRHRHRSRSRSRTRSRSRDRKKRIEKPRRFSRSLSRTPSPPPFRGRNTAMDAQEALARRLERAKKLQEQREKEMVEKQKQQEIAAAAAATGGSVLNVAALLASGTQVTPQIAMAAQMAALQAKALAETGIAVPSYYNPAAVNPMKFAEQEKKRKMLWQGKKEGDKSQSAEIWEKLNFGNKDQNVKFRKLMGIKSEDEAGCSSVDEESYKTLKQQEEVFRNLDAQYEMARSQTHTQRGMGLGFTSSMRGMDAV, encoded by the exons ATGTATCTATTTCTCCTAGAGCCTCAAAACATCATTACTCAAGATCACGATCAAGgtcaagagaaagaaaacgaAAGTCAG ataatgaaggaagaaaacacaggagccGGAGCAGAAGCAAAGAG AACCAACTTCTTCTTAAAACAGGCAAGAAGACACGAATCCAAAGATAAATCATCTAAGAAACACAAGTCTGAGGAACATAATGACAAAGAACATTCTTCTGATAAAGGAAGAGAACGACTAAATTCATCTGAAAATGGCGAGGACAGACACAAACGCaaagaaagaaagtcatcaaGAGGCAGAAGTCACTCAAGATCTAGGTCTCGTGAAAG GCGTCATCGTAGTAGAAGCAGAGAGCGGAAGAAGTCTCGATCCAGGAGTAGGGAGCGGAAGAAGTCAAGatccagaagcagagagaggaagaaatcaagATCCAGAAGCCGGGAAAGAAAACGTCGGATCCGATCTCGATCCCGTTCAAGATCAAGACACAGGCATAGAAGCAGAAGCAGGAGTAGGACAAGGAGTAGAAGTCG agatagaaagaagAGAATTGAAAAACCAAGAAGATTTAGCAGAAGTTTAAGCCGAACTCCCAGTCCACCTCCCTTCAGAGGCAGAAACACAGCAATGGATGCACAAGAAGCTTTAGCTAGGAG GTTGGAAAGGGCAAAGAAATTACAAGAACAGcgagaaaaagaaatggttgaaaaacaaaaacaacaagaaatagCTGcag CAGCTGCAGCCACCGGAGGTTCTGTTCTCAATGTTGCTGCCTTGTTGGCATCAGGAACGCAAGTTACCCCTCAGATAGCTATGGCAGCTCAGATGGCTGCCCTGCAGGCTAAAGCTTTGGCAGAGACCGGAATAGCTGTACCTAGCTATTACAACCCAGCAGCTGTGAATCCAATGAAATTTgctgaacaagagaaaaaaaggaaaatgctttgGCAGGGCAAGAAAGAAGGG GACAAATCCCAGTCTGCTGAAATATGGGAAAAAttgaattttggaaacaaggaCCAAAATGTCAAGTTCAGGAAACTAATGGGTATTAAG AGCGAAGATGAAGCTGGATGTAGCTCAGTTGATGAAGAAAGTTACAAGACTTTGAAGCAACAGGAAGAAGTATTTAGAAATCTAGATGCTCAGTATGAAATGGCAAGATCACAGACCCACACACAAAGAGGAATGGGATTGGGTTTCACATCATCAATGCGAGGAATGGATGCAGTTTGA
- the RSRC2 gene encoding arginine/serine-rich coiled-coil protein 2 isoform X5 yields the protein MIRTNFFLKQARRHESKDKSSKKHKSEEHNDKEHSSDKGRERLNSSENGEDRHKRKERKSSRGRSHSRSRSRERRHRSRSRERKKSRSRSRERKKSRSRSRERKKSRSRSRERKRRIRSRSRSRSRHRHRSRSRSRTRSRSRDRKKRIEKPRRFSRSLSRTPSPPPFRGRNTAMDAQEALARRLERAKKLQEQREKEMVEKQKQQEIAAAAAATGGSVLNVAALLASGTQVTPQIAMAAQMAALQAKALAETGIAVPSYYNPAAVNPMKFAEQEKKRKMLWQGKKEGDKSQSAEIWEKLNFGNKDQNVKFRKLMGIKSEDEAGCSSVDEESYKTLKQQEEVFRNLDAQYEMARSQTHTQRGMGLGFTSSMRGMDAV from the exons ATGATAAG AACCAACTTCTTCTTAAAACAGGCAAGAAGACACGAATCCAAAGATAAATCATCTAAGAAACACAAGTCTGAGGAACATAATGACAAAGAACATTCTTCTGATAAAGGAAGAGAACGACTAAATTCATCTGAAAATGGCGAGGACAGACACAAACGCaaagaaagaaagtcatcaaGAGGCAGAAGTCACTCAAGATCTAGGTCTCGTGAAAG GCGTCATCGTAGTAGAAGCAGAGAGCGGAAGAAGTCTCGATCCAGGAGTAGGGAGCGGAAGAAGTCAAGatccagaagcagagagaggaagaaatcaagATCCAGAAGCCGGGAAAGAAAACGTCGGATCCGATCTCGATCCCGTTCAAGATCAAGACACAGGCATAGAAGCAGAAGCAGGAGTAGGACAAGGAGTAGAAGTCG agatagaaagaagAGAATTGAAAAACCAAGAAGATTTAGCAGAAGTTTAAGCCGAACTCCCAGTCCACCTCCCTTCAGAGGCAGAAACACAGCAATGGATGCACAAGAAGCTTTAGCTAGGAG GTTGGAAAGGGCAAAGAAATTACAAGAACAGcgagaaaaagaaatggttgaaaaacaaaaacaacaagaaatagCTGcag CAGCTGCAGCCACCGGAGGTTCTGTTCTCAATGTTGCTGCCTTGTTGGCATCAGGAACGCAAGTTACCCCTCAGATAGCTATGGCAGCTCAGATGGCTGCCCTGCAGGCTAAAGCTTTGGCAGAGACCGGAATAGCTGTACCTAGCTATTACAACCCAGCAGCTGTGAATCCAATGAAATTTgctgaacaagagaaaaaaaggaaaatgctttgGCAGGGCAAGAAAGAAGGG GACAAATCCCAGTCTGCTGAAATATGGGAAAAAttgaattttggaaacaaggaCCAAAATGTCAAGTTCAGGAAACTAATGGGTATTAAG AGCGAAGATGAAGCTGGATGTAGCTCAGTTGATGAAGAAAGTTACAAGACTTTGAAGCAACAGGAAGAAGTATTTAGAAATCTAGATGCTCAGTATGAAATGGCAAGATCACAGACCCACACACAAAGAGGAATGGGATTGGGTTTCACATCATCAATGCGAGGAATGGATGCAGTTTGA
- the RSRC2 gene encoding arginine/serine-rich coiled-coil protein 2 isoform X1, whose protein sequence is MAASDTERDGLAPEKTSPDRDKKKEQSDVSISPRASKHHYSRSRSRSRERKRKSDNEGRKHRSRSRSKEARRHESKDKSSKKHKSEEHNDKEHSSDKGRERLNSSENGEDRHKRKERKSSRGRSHSRSRSRERRHRSRSRERKKSRSRSRERKKSRSRSRERKKSRSRSRERKRRIRSRSRSRSRHRHRSRSRSRTRSRSRDRKKRIEKPRRFSRSLSRTPSPPPFRGRNTAMDAQEALARRLERAKKLQEQREKEMVEKQKQQEIAAAAAATGGSVLNVAALLASGTQVTPQIAMAAQMAALQAKALAETGIAVPSYYNPAAVNPMKFAEQEKKRKMLWQGKKEGDKSQSAEIWEKLNFGNKDQNVKFRKLMGIKSEDEAGCSSVDEESYKTLKQQEEVFRNLDAQYEMARSQTHTQRGMGLGFTSSMRGMDAV, encoded by the exons ATGGCG GCTAGTGACACAGAGCGAGATGGACTAGCCCCAGAAAAGACATCCCCAGatagagataagaaaaaagagCAGTCAGATGTATCTATTTCTCCTAGAGCCTCAAAACATCATTACTCAAGATCACGATCAAGgtcaagagaaagaaaacgaAAGTCAG ataatgaaggaagaaaacacaggagccGGAGCAGAAGCAAAGAG GCAAGAAGACACGAATCCAAAGATAAATCATCTAAGAAACACAAGTCTGAGGAACATAATGACAAAGAACATTCTTCTGATAAAGGAAGAGAACGACTAAATTCATCTGAAAATGGCGAGGACAGACACAAACGCaaagaaagaaagtcatcaaGAGGCAGAAGTCACTCAAGATCTAGGTCTCGTGAAAG GCGTCATCGTAGTAGAAGCAGAGAGCGGAAGAAGTCTCGATCCAGGAGTAGGGAGCGGAAGAAGTCAAGatccagaagcagagagaggaagaaatcaagATCCAGAAGCCGGGAAAGAAAACGTCGGATCCGATCTCGATCCCGTTCAAGATCAAGACACAGGCATAGAAGCAGAAGCAGGAGTAGGACAAGGAGTAGAAGTCG agatagaaagaagAGAATTGAAAAACCAAGAAGATTTAGCAGAAGTTTAAGCCGAACTCCCAGTCCACCTCCCTTCAGAGGCAGAAACACAGCAATGGATGCACAAGAAGCTTTAGCTAGGAG GTTGGAAAGGGCAAAGAAATTACAAGAACAGcgagaaaaagaaatggttgaaaaacaaaaacaacaagaaatagCTGcag CAGCTGCAGCCACCGGAGGTTCTGTTCTCAATGTTGCTGCCTTGTTGGCATCAGGAACGCAAGTTACCCCTCAGATAGCTATGGCAGCTCAGATGGCTGCCCTGCAGGCTAAAGCTTTGGCAGAGACCGGAATAGCTGTACCTAGCTATTACAACCCAGCAGCTGTGAATCCAATGAAATTTgctgaacaagagaaaaaaaggaaaatgctttgGCAGGGCAAGAAAGAAGGG GACAAATCCCAGTCTGCTGAAATATGGGAAAAAttgaattttggaaacaaggaCCAAAATGTCAAGTTCAGGAAACTAATGGGTATTAAG AGCGAAGATGAAGCTGGATGTAGCTCAGTTGATGAAGAAAGTTACAAGACTTTGAAGCAACAGGAAGAAGTATTTAGAAATCTAGATGCTCAGTATGAAATGGCAAGATCACAGACCCACACACAAAGAGGAATGGGATTGGGTTTCACATCATCAATGCGAGGAATGGATGCAGTTTGA
- the RSRC2 gene encoding arginine/serine-rich coiled-coil protein 2 isoform X4, producing the protein MYLFLLEPQNIITQDHDQGQEKENESQIMKEENTGAGAEAKRTNFFLKQARRHESKDKSSKKHKSEEHNDKEHSSDKGRERLNSSENGEDRHKRKERKSSRGRSHSRSRSRERRHRSRSRERKKSRSRSRERKKSRSRSRERKKSRSRSRERKRRIRSRSRSRSRHRHRSRSRSRTRSRSRDRKKRIEKPRRFSRSLSRTPSPPPFRGRNTAMDAQEALARRLERAKKLQEQREKEMVEKQKQQEIAAAAATGGSVLNVAALLASGTQVTPQIAMAAQMAALQAKALAETGIAVPSYYNPAAVNPMKFAEQEKKRKMLWQGKKEGDKSQSAEIWEKLNFGNKDQNVKFRKLMGIKSEDEAGCSSVDEESYKTLKQQEEVFRNLDAQYEMARSQTHTQRGMGLGFTSSMRGMDAV; encoded by the exons ATGTATCTATTTCTCCTAGAGCCTCAAAACATCATTACTCAAGATCACGATCAAGgtcaagagaaagaaaacgaAAGTCAG ataatgaaggaagaaaacacaggagccGGAGCAGAAGCAAAGAG AACCAACTTCTTCTTAAAACAGGCAAGAAGACACGAATCCAAAGATAAATCATCTAAGAAACACAAGTCTGAGGAACATAATGACAAAGAACATTCTTCTGATAAAGGAAGAGAACGACTAAATTCATCTGAAAATGGCGAGGACAGACACAAACGCaaagaaagaaagtcatcaaGAGGCAGAAGTCACTCAAGATCTAGGTCTCGTGAAAG GCGTCATCGTAGTAGAAGCAGAGAGCGGAAGAAGTCTCGATCCAGGAGTAGGGAGCGGAAGAAGTCAAGatccagaagcagagagaggaagaaatcaagATCCAGAAGCCGGGAAAGAAAACGTCGGATCCGATCTCGATCCCGTTCAAGATCAAGACACAGGCATAGAAGCAGAAGCAGGAGTAGGACAAGGAGTAGAAGTCG agatagaaagaagAGAATTGAAAAACCAAGAAGATTTAGCAGAAGTTTAAGCCGAACTCCCAGTCCACCTCCCTTCAGAGGCAGAAACACAGCAATGGATGCACAAGAAGCTTTAGCTAGGAG GTTGGAAAGGGCAAAGAAATTACAAGAACAGcgagaaaaagaaatggttgaaaaacaaaaacaacaagaaatagCTGcag CTGCAGCCACCGGAGGTTCTGTTCTCAATGTTGCTGCCTTGTTGGCATCAGGAACGCAAGTTACCCCTCAGATAGCTATGGCAGCTCAGATGGCTGCCCTGCAGGCTAAAGCTTTGGCAGAGACCGGAATAGCTGTACCTAGCTATTACAACCCAGCAGCTGTGAATCCAATGAAATTTgctgaacaagagaaaaaaaggaaaatgctttgGCAGGGCAAGAAAGAAGGG GACAAATCCCAGTCTGCTGAAATATGGGAAAAAttgaattttggaaacaaggaCCAAAATGTCAAGTTCAGGAAACTAATGGGTATTAAG AGCGAAGATGAAGCTGGATGTAGCTCAGTTGATGAAGAAAGTTACAAGACTTTGAAGCAACAGGAAGAAGTATTTAGAAATCTAGATGCTCAGTATGAAATGGCAAGATCACAGACCCACACACAAAGAGGAATGGGATTGGGTTTCACATCATCAATGCGAGGAATGGATGCAGTTTGA
- the RSRC2 gene encoding arginine/serine-rich coiled-coil protein 2 isoform X2, with translation MAASDTERDGLAPEKTSPDRDKKKEQSDVSISPRASKHHYSRSRSRSRERKRKSDNEGRKHRSRSRSKEARRHESKDKSSKKHKSEEHNDKEHSSDKGRERLNSSENGEDRHKRKERKSSRGRSHSRSRSRERRHRSRSRERKKSRSRSRERKKSRSRSRERKKSRSRSRERKRRIRSRSRSRSRHRHRSRSRSRTRSRSRDRKKRIEKPRRFSRSLSRTPSPPPFRGRNTAMDAQEALARRLERAKKLQEQREKEMVEKQKQQEIAAAAATGGSVLNVAALLASGTQVTPQIAMAAQMAALQAKALAETGIAVPSYYNPAAVNPMKFAEQEKKRKMLWQGKKEGDKSQSAEIWEKLNFGNKDQNVKFRKLMGIKSEDEAGCSSVDEESYKTLKQQEEVFRNLDAQYEMARSQTHTQRGMGLGFTSSMRGMDAV, from the exons ATGGCG GCTAGTGACACAGAGCGAGATGGACTAGCCCCAGAAAAGACATCCCCAGatagagataagaaaaaagagCAGTCAGATGTATCTATTTCTCCTAGAGCCTCAAAACATCATTACTCAAGATCACGATCAAGgtcaagagaaagaaaacgaAAGTCAG ataatgaaggaagaaaacacaggagccGGAGCAGAAGCAAAGAG GCAAGAAGACACGAATCCAAAGATAAATCATCTAAGAAACACAAGTCTGAGGAACATAATGACAAAGAACATTCTTCTGATAAAGGAAGAGAACGACTAAATTCATCTGAAAATGGCGAGGACAGACACAAACGCaaagaaagaaagtcatcaaGAGGCAGAAGTCACTCAAGATCTAGGTCTCGTGAAAG GCGTCATCGTAGTAGAAGCAGAGAGCGGAAGAAGTCTCGATCCAGGAGTAGGGAGCGGAAGAAGTCAAGatccagaagcagagagaggaagaaatcaagATCCAGAAGCCGGGAAAGAAAACGTCGGATCCGATCTCGATCCCGTTCAAGATCAAGACACAGGCATAGAAGCAGAAGCAGGAGTAGGACAAGGAGTAGAAGTCG agatagaaagaagAGAATTGAAAAACCAAGAAGATTTAGCAGAAGTTTAAGCCGAACTCCCAGTCCACCTCCCTTCAGAGGCAGAAACACAGCAATGGATGCACAAGAAGCTTTAGCTAGGAG GTTGGAAAGGGCAAAGAAATTACAAGAACAGcgagaaaaagaaatggttgaaaaacaaaaacaacaagaaatagCTGcag CTGCAGCCACCGGAGGTTCTGTTCTCAATGTTGCTGCCTTGTTGGCATCAGGAACGCAAGTTACCCCTCAGATAGCTATGGCAGCTCAGATGGCTGCCCTGCAGGCTAAAGCTTTGGCAGAGACCGGAATAGCTGTACCTAGCTATTACAACCCAGCAGCTGTGAATCCAATGAAATTTgctgaacaagagaaaaaaaggaaaatgctttgGCAGGGCAAGAAAGAAGGG GACAAATCCCAGTCTGCTGAAATATGGGAAAAAttgaattttggaaacaaggaCCAAAATGTCAAGTTCAGGAAACTAATGGGTATTAAG AGCGAAGATGAAGCTGGATGTAGCTCAGTTGATGAAGAAAGTTACAAGACTTTGAAGCAACAGGAAGAAGTATTTAGAAATCTAGATGCTCAGTATGAAATGGCAAGATCACAGACCCACACACAAAGAGGAATGGGATTGGGTTTCACATCATCAATGCGAGGAATGGATGCAGTTTGA